A genomic segment from Chitinophaga niabensis encodes:
- a CDS encoding Crp/Fnr family transcriptional regulator, protein MSALLIDSILKHVPLSEKEQQRIPSFFQSLPIRKHQFLLQEGQVCRYEYFVLKGCCRQFEIDEEGRENVLQFSVEGWWISDLDSMLTQQPSLFNIDVLESGEVLQIDKAKLDELFNEIPAFERYYRIISQKAFIALQRRILFFQKPALERYEEFVSRYPFLEQRLPQHQVAAYLGITKESLSRLRRGK, encoded by the coding sequence ATGTCCGCTTTGTTGATAGATAGCATTCTGAAGCATGTGCCGCTGAGCGAAAAAGAGCAGCAGCGCATCCCTTCCTTTTTTCAATCCCTCCCTATCCGCAAACATCAGTTCCTGTTGCAGGAAGGCCAGGTCTGCAGGTACGAGTATTTTGTACTGAAAGGTTGCTGCCGCCAGTTTGAAATAGATGAGGAAGGAAGGGAGAATGTGTTGCAGTTCAGCGTGGAAGGATGGTGGATCTCAGACCTGGATAGCATGCTTACGCAACAGCCCTCCCTGTTTAATATTGATGTGCTGGAAAGCGGCGAAGTATTACAGATAGATAAAGCGAAACTGGATGAGCTGTTCAATGAGATCCCTGCTTTTGAACGTTATTACCGGATCATTTCCCAGAAAGCATTCATTGCATTGCAACGCAGGATCCTCTTCTTCCAGAAACCTGCATTGGAAAGATATGAGGAGTTTGTTAGCCGTTATCCTTTCCTTGAACAACGGTTGCCGCAGCATCAGGTAGCGGCTTATTTGGGGATTACAAAGGAGTCTTTGAGCCGGTTGAGGAGGGGTAAATAA
- a CDS encoding ATP-binding protein has product MKMIIGPAAEGEFYFARPYLNERFWKKLKESHHLSIAAPRRVGKSSFMISLLKNDKEGYRCIYIITESINEPNEFFKKVYKTLLGTLNHGGKFKQFFEDVFKRLQITKISMTEIEFGRNEIDYYEEILLLCREVKESDERIVLMIDEFSQTLENIIMDQGREVARNFLHQCRELRQDLNVKSKISFVYTGSIGLENLVLSIDEPRSITDIGHFSIPPFSSKEANDLITQIVDGDPILFEKEERMYFLEKMNWLLPYFIQVMMGEIESICKEEENQKITRGIIDLAFERALGNRSYFEHWLTRLRSIFKGFDFSFAKEVLNKAAVNKGIDYFELEDTIVKFNINDAAPLVNILQHDGYFVKDEPNRIYRFNSPLLQAWWIRNVVI; this is encoded by the coding sequence ATGAAAATGATAATTGGACCTGCGGCGGAAGGCGAGTTTTATTTCGCAAGACCTTATTTGAATGAGCGGTTTTGGAAGAAACTGAAAGAGTCTCATCATCTTTCGATTGCTGCGCCACGGAGGGTTGGTAAATCGTCTTTTATGATAAGTCTGCTTAAAAACGATAAAGAAGGATATCGTTGCATTTATATTATAACTGAATCAATTAATGAACCAAATGAATTCTTCAAAAAGGTATATAAAACATTGCTTGGGACATTAAATCATGGAGGGAAATTCAAACAGTTTTTTGAAGATGTATTCAAAAGGCTACAGATTACAAAGATTTCAATGACAGAAATTGAATTTGGCAGAAATGAAATTGATTATTATGAAGAGATATTGCTTTTATGCAGAGAGGTGAAAGAAAGTGATGAAAGAATTGTTCTGATGATTGATGAATTCTCCCAGACGCTGGAAAACATTATTATGGATCAGGGTAGGGAGGTTGCGAGGAATTTTTTGCATCAATGCAGAGAACTTCGTCAGGATTTAAATGTGAAATCGAAGATCAGTTTTGTCTATACCGGATCCATTGGGTTGGAGAACCTGGTGTTATCTATTGATGAACCAAGATCAATTACTGATATCGGCCATTTTAGTATCCCTCCATTTTCGAGTAAGGAAGCAAACGATTTGATTACGCAGATAGTTGACGGCGATCCAATTCTCTTTGAGAAAGAGGAACGGATGTATTTTCTGGAAAAAATGAACTGGTTGCTGCCATATTTTATCCAGGTGATGATGGGCGAAATAGAAAGTATTTGTAAAGAGGAGGAGAACCAAAAAATTACCAGGGGGATAATTGATCTGGCATTTGAAAGAGCCTTAGGAAATCGCAGTTATTTTGAACATTGGCTAACAAGGTTAAGGAGCATCTTTAAAGGATTTGATTTTAGTTTTGCAAAAGAAGTGCTGAATAAGGCTGCTGTTAACAAAGGCATTGATTATTTTGAATTGGAAGACACTATAGTAAAGTTCAATATTAATGATGCTGCTCCGCTTGTGAATATTCTGCAACATGATGGTTACTTCGTAAAAGATGAGCCAAACAGGATTTATAGATTTAACTCACCTCTCTTGCAAGCCTGGTGGATTAGGAATGTAGTGATATAA
- a CDS encoding SEL1-like repeat protein: MEALKGLYHADKLDEKSFIENFTIRIKEFQLIADNLLQQKKKPLQHFLITGKRGMGKSTLLRRVYIEAAKPPISEKLFAVRLGAEQYRLSRLFKLWEMVIEQLGNDEPELLKQKESLGKSRQYEDNLVFIINDYLTKTGKTLLLLIDNFDQFIDKIPMKDQHVLREILIVYPIQVIGNAVFYNEHFKSYTHPFFDFFKPVHLDNLNKEEAREFIKSRAIGEGIENFEEIYKYQKGKINALRILSGGVPRTLLILLSIVSRRNTGNAVDYLHEMIELVTPLYQDRMKALSPQQQEIMHSLAMRWDKTPVKELATEMRVPSKSISAQLVQLEKSGYIKKIDVPGRNHYYEIDERFFNIWLLMSEAAPYDTRRVIWLTKWLDAYYTNKELKGFAKFCQTGLKETKPGNRFLIAQALSESVKLEWGHKKKLIHEMLEDLKDEMSDVRIWVDNYNKKLTKEELSLKKEILNLMKILDFEGALNKLGILEKIDEAYAIDLKGFLYAKKGDWVTAERYLLISADRNNVNAMAMLGLLYQINGKDMASAEKYSLMAVEKGNMGALDNLAHFYLNVKKDIAGAEKYYQMAAENGSVNAMLNLGFLYEREKIDIPGAEKYYLMAVEKDSTKAMVGLANLYLQEKEDIAGAEKYYSMAMEKGDVSAVTYLGYLYARNKKDISGAEKYFLIASEKGDSEAMVALGYLYVHDKKDIEEAERYLLMALKADNVNAMFDLGLLYDEYKDDVAGAEKYYLMAVDEGDAKAMINLGLLYEEKKKDVANAEKYYQMAIDHNMPHAMSNLANLYFEMNSDSRKSRALELSGKAVALTDHSDIIALYIHVGILLWNEKAREAGKLITDILQGPFHSDDNMKYISESLQYFLVFKQKQFLHKLFSSNAEWIDRYKPIYYALLSEMQDEYLKDYLKMTSELEEPVKAIQDFIFKERKRLGI, translated from the coding sequence ATGGAAGCTCTCAAAGGCCTTTATCATGCAGACAAATTGGATGAGAAATCCTTTATTGAAAATTTTACAATCAGAATAAAAGAGTTTCAATTGATAGCTGACAACCTGTTGCAGCAGAAGAAAAAGCCCTTGCAACATTTTTTAATAACAGGAAAAAGGGGGATGGGAAAATCGACCTTGTTGAGACGGGTCTATATTGAGGCGGCAAAGCCACCAATAAGTGAAAAGTTGTTTGCGGTAAGGCTTGGGGCAGAGCAATACCGGCTGAGCCGCCTTTTCAAATTATGGGAAATGGTCATAGAGCAACTTGGTAATGATGAGCCGGAATTGTTGAAACAGAAAGAGAGTTTAGGGAAGAGCAGACAGTATGAGGATAATCTTGTATTTATTATTAATGACTACCTGACGAAAACCGGTAAAACACTATTATTGCTGATAGATAATTTTGATCAGTTTATCGATAAGATCCCTATGAAAGATCAGCATGTACTGCGGGAGATACTGATTGTCTATCCAATACAGGTTATTGGTAATGCTGTTTTTTATAATGAGCATTTTAAGAGTTATACCCATCCATTCTTTGATTTTTTTAAGCCTGTTCATCTCGATAACCTTAACAAGGAAGAGGCCAGGGAGTTTATTAAAAGCAGGGCCATTGGAGAAGGTATTGAAAACTTCGAAGAAATATATAAATATCAAAAAGGTAAGATCAATGCGCTGAGAATCCTAAGTGGTGGCGTGCCAAGAACACTCCTCATTTTATTAAGTATCGTTTCCAGGAGAAACACCGGGAACGCAGTTGATTACCTTCATGAAATGATAGAATTGGTAACGCCGCTCTATCAGGACCGGATGAAAGCGCTTTCCCCTCAGCAACAGGAAATAATGCACAGCCTGGCCATGCGGTGGGATAAAACGCCCGTGAAAGAACTGGCGACTGAAATGAGGGTGCCCAGTAAAAGCATTTCCGCTCAGTTGGTGCAGTTGGAGAAGAGTGGTTATATTAAGAAGATAGATGTACCAGGCCGTAATCATTACTATGAGATTGATGAACGTTTTTTTAACATATGGTTATTAATGAGTGAGGCTGCTCCATATGACACCAGGAGGGTTATATGGTTAACGAAGTGGCTGGATGCTTATTATACTAATAAGGAACTTAAGGGCTTCGCAAAGTTTTGTCAAACTGGATTGAAGGAAACTAAACCGGGAAACAGATTTTTGATTGCTCAGGCGTTAAGCGAAAGTGTGAAATTAGAATGGGGGCATAAAAAAAAATTGATACATGAAATGTTAGAGGATTTAAAAGATGAGATGTCTGACGTTAGAATTTGGGTTGATAATTATAACAAGAAGTTAACGAAGGAGGAACTCTCATTAAAAAAGGAGATTTTAAACCTTATGAAGATACTGGATTTTGAAGGCGCTCTGAACAAATTGGGTATTTTGGAGAAAATAGATGAGGCTTATGCTATAGATCTAAAGGGTTTTCTGTATGCAAAGAAAGGTGATTGGGTTACTGCGGAGAGATATTTATTAATATCAGCCGATAGAAATAATGTGAATGCTATGGCTATGCTAGGGCTACTATATCAAATCAATGGGAAAGATATGGCAAGCGCCGAAAAATATAGCCTGATGGCAGTGGAGAAGGGCAATATGGGGGCCTTGGATAATCTAGCTCATTTTTATTTAAATGTTAAAAAGGATATTGCAGGTGCGGAGAAGTATTACCAAATGGCCGCAGAAAATGGTAGCGTGAATGCTATGCTTAATCTGGGGTTTTTATATGAGCGGGAGAAAATAGATATTCCAGGTGCTGAAAAGTATTACCTGATGGCGGTGGAAAAAGATAGTACGAAAGCTATGGTTGGTCTTGCAAATTTATATTTGCAGGAAAAAGAAGACATAGCAGGTGCAGAGAAATACTATTCAATGGCAATGGAAAAAGGAGATGTGAGCGCTGTAACTTATCTTGGGTATCTATACGCTCGTAATAAAAAGGATATATCTGGTGCAGAAAAATATTTTCTGATAGCTTCTGAAAAGGGTGATTCGGAAGCCATGGTTGCACTTGGGTACCTTTACGTGCATGATAAGAAAGATATAGAGGAAGCCGAAAGATATCTTCTGATGGCGCTAAAAGCGGATAATGTGAATGCCATGTTTGATCTTGGACTTTTATATGATGAGTATAAAGACGATGTAGCAGGTGCAGAAAAATATTACCTTATGGCAGTAGATGAAGGAGATGCAAAAGCTATGATTAATCTCGGGCTCTTGTATGAAGAAAAAAAGAAAGATGTTGCGAATGCCGAAAAATATTATCAGATGGCGATAGATCACAACATGCCCCATGCCATGAGTAATTTGGCCAATTTATATTTTGAGATGAATAGCGATAGCCGGAAAAGTAGGGCGCTTGAATTATCTGGTAAAGCTGTAGCGTTGACGGATCATTCTGATATTATAGCATTATACATTCACGTAGGAATTCTTTTGTGGAATGAAAAAGCAAGGGAGGCCGGAAAATTGATAACAGATATTTTGCAGGGGCCCTTTCACTCAGATGATAACATGAAATACATTTCGGAATCATTGCAGTACTTCTTAGTGTTCAAACAGAAACAGTTCCTGCATAAACTATTTTCATCTAACGCAGAATGGATTGACCGCTATAAGCCGATATATTATGCGCTGCTATCCGAAATGCAAGATGAATATCTCAAAGATTATCTTAAAATGACGTCAGAATTAGAAGAACCTGTAAAAGCGATTCAGGATTTCATATTTAAGGAACGGAAAAGACTCGGCATCTAA
- a CDS encoding oxidoreductase produces MILETFNISKTHQVKNRTVVAPMSRVSTALDGIPTPAMFDYYEKFARGGFGMIITEGLYTDTIASQSYPNQPGIVTPEQVAAWAAMVPEIKAHGALFIGQFMHGGGISQHHQHTLAPSAIQPLGKKMGSYGGGDGPFPFPAEMTIDDIKNIIAEHAASAKRAVQAGFDGIEIHAANGYLLDQFLTDYTNIRQDAYGGSIPNRFRIIAEIITAIKTAVPEGFIIGLRLSEGKVNNFTHRFPGGAATAKAILEEVKKADISYVHISGEGGSWESTGFYETGESFTGLAKQITGKPVIANGGLQEVSVAKRVLTEGHADLIALAKGALANPDWPQRVSKGEVIRPFERWMYTSL; encoded by the coding sequence ATGATACTCGAAACATTTAACATCAGCAAAACCCACCAGGTAAAGAACAGAACAGTAGTAGCTCCCATGAGCCGTGTAAGCACTGCCCTGGACGGAATACCCACGCCCGCTATGTTTGATTATTATGAAAAGTTCGCCCGTGGCGGCTTTGGCATGATCATCACAGAAGGTTTGTATACAGATACAATAGCCAGCCAGTCATATCCCAATCAGCCGGGCATTGTTACACCGGAACAGGTAGCAGCCTGGGCCGCAATGGTACCTGAAATTAAAGCACATGGTGCTTTATTCATCGGACAGTTTATGCATGGCGGTGGCATATCACAACATCATCAACATACACTGGCACCTTCAGCCATACAACCTTTAGGTAAAAAGATGGGCTCGTACGGTGGGGGAGATGGCCCTTTCCCTTTTCCTGCAGAGATGACCATTGACGATATTAAAAACATCATAGCGGAACATGCCGCCTCAGCCAAACGTGCTGTGCAGGCCGGCTTTGATGGTATAGAGATCCATGCGGCCAATGGTTACCTCCTGGACCAGTTCCTGACTGATTATACGAACATAAGGCAGGATGCATATGGTGGCTCCATCCCAAACAGGTTCCGCATCATTGCAGAGATCATCACAGCAATAAAAACAGCCGTGCCCGAAGGATTTATTATCGGGCTAAGGTTATCAGAAGGCAAAGTGAACAACTTCACTCACCGGTTTCCGGGAGGTGCAGCTACGGCAAAGGCTATACTGGAAGAAGTGAAAAAAGCGGATATCTCTTACGTGCATATTTCCGGTGAAGGCGGATCATGGGAAAGCACCGGCTTTTATGAAACAGGGGAATCCTTTACCGGCCTCGCAAAACAGATCACTGGCAAACCAGTAATAGCTAATGGCGGCCTGCAGGAAGTATCTGTTGCAAAACGTGTATTAACAGAAGGGCATGCAGACCTTATTGCTTTGGCCAAAGGTGCACTTGCCAATCCGGATTGGCCTCAGCGTGTGAGTAAAGGAGAAGTGATAAGGCCTTTTGAACGTTGGATGTATACAAGTTTATAA
- a CDS encoding DoxX family protein, whose protein sequence is MTTQQKPGAAIWTGRIISILVILFNLVDAGMKVVKADVSVKGSVALQWPENMVMGIGIALLIATILYAIPRTAVLGAILTTAYLGGAVAVMARLEAPYWFPVLFGILTWAGLYLRDPQVRALIPLHK, encoded by the coding sequence ATGACAACGCAGCAAAAACCTGGAGCAGCTATTTGGACAGGCAGGATCATCAGTATCCTCGTCATACTTTTTAACCTTGTAGATGCAGGAATGAAAGTAGTTAAAGCGGATGTTTCCGTAAAAGGATCTGTAGCACTTCAATGGCCGGAAAATATGGTAATGGGCATCGGTATTGCACTTTTGATCGCTACCATTCTTTATGCCATTCCCCGTACAGCCGTTTTAGGCGCTATCCTTACCACTGCTTACCTCGGAGGTGCAGTAGCCGTGATGGCAAGGCTGGAAGCACCTTATTGGTTCCCTGTGCTCTTTGGTATCCTTACCTGGGCAGGACTGTACTTACGTGATCCACAGGTCCGCGCGCTCATTCCCCTGCATAAATAA
- a CDS encoding DUF3472 domain-containing protein — translation MKISTLLSSCTILLCTLFFSCSKGKESTIPVERLDNGLSVLPPASSYSVPLAGNGYVTTLASGGSEVITGNGLGNWTNAASITSAWFRLSLTGTLNISIRAKVPSGTSSIRVTVNGTPFTKSITGNAYATHSIGSVTVGAAGYVRVDLQGISKTGSYFGDVSDIIISGAATANNVTYASDAANYYWSRRGPSVHMGYTIPAGNTAEWFYNEMTIPSGEDKIGSYFMSNGFSQGYFGIQVNSATERRVLFSVWDPPAGQGQTTLVTKGPNVVDNAFGGEGTGGQSYLIFNWQAGTTYKFLTRIRPDGTGASLFSSWIYTPETSSWRFIATWKRPNLVTYYTGAHSFLENFADTRGYLGRKVRYNNQWIYNTSGSWVELTQGRFTTDATGTNDQRRDYAGGLDAGSFYLQNGGFFATNTAYGTTFTRTATGTAPTVNLTTLP, via the coding sequence ATGAAAATCAGCACCCTGTTAAGCAGCTGCACTATTCTTCTATGTACCTTATTTTTCTCCTGCAGCAAAGGAAAAGAAAGCACAATCCCGGTTGAACGTTTGGACAATGGACTGTCCGTTCTGCCACCAGCATCAAGTTATTCCGTACCCCTGGCCGGGAATGGTTATGTGACCACACTGGCTTCCGGCGGCTCGGAAGTGATCACCGGCAATGGTCTCGGTAACTGGACCAACGCAGCCAGTATTACAAGCGCCTGGTTCCGCCTGTCGCTGACCGGCACCCTGAATATATCCATTCGTGCAAAAGTGCCATCGGGTACCAGCAGCATTCGTGTAACGGTAAACGGTACACCATTCACCAAATCCATTACCGGCAATGCTTATGCCACTCATTCTATCGGCTCAGTAACTGTCGGCGCAGCAGGATATGTACGGGTAGATCTGCAGGGCATCAGTAAAACCGGCAGTTACTTCGGCGATGTATCCGATATTATAATCAGCGGCGCCGCTACTGCCAACAATGTTACCTATGCGAGTGATGCCGCCAATTATTACTGGAGCCGCCGCGGGCCATCTGTACATATGGGCTACACGATCCCTGCAGGTAATACCGCAGAATGGTTCTATAATGAAATGACGATACCTTCGGGAGAAGACAAGATCGGTTCTTATTTTATGAGCAACGGTTTTTCCCAGGGATACTTTGGCATCCAGGTGAACAGCGCTACTGAGAGAAGGGTATTGTTTTCCGTATGGGACCCTCCGGCAGGCCAGGGTCAAACAACACTGGTAACAAAAGGTCCCAATGTGGTAGATAATGCATTCGGGGGTGAAGGTACGGGTGGCCAGAGTTACCTGATCTTCAACTGGCAGGCGGGAACAACTTATAAGTTCCTCACACGCATCAGGCCTGATGGCACAGGTGCTTCGTTGTTCTCTTCCTGGATCTATACACCCGAAACCAGCTCCTGGCGGTTTATCGCTACCTGGAAGCGGCCAAACTTAGTTACCTATTATACCGGCGCTCATTCCTTCCTTGAAAATTTTGCTGATACGCGCGGATACCTGGGCAGAAAGGTCCGTTACAATAATCAGTGGATCTATAATACAAGCGGAAGTTGGGTAGAGCTTACCCAGGGACGGTTCACAACAGATGCAACCGGAACAAACGATCAGCGGCGTGATTATGCCGGCGGGCTGGATGCAGGTAGTTTCTATCTGCAGAACGGAGGTTTCTTTGCCACCAATACGGCTTATGGTACCACGTTCACCAGAACTGCTACGGGTACGGCTCCTACCGTTAACCTCACTACATTGCCCTAG
- a CDS encoding RNA polymerase sigma-70 factor: MDITLLQEQIAIFRNEGAYKQLFLHFYKGLVRFTDTYVRQNEVAEEIVSDAMLKVWTMKEGLLGVHNLKVYLFTAVKNAAINYLVKNRNYTTWDIDNIAPGTFVSYLTPEQVTISRELKNDFAKAIRALPPKCQMVYKLVREESFTYKEVAAIMEISENTVDRHLNIAMRRLADVFKSYRSSTL; encoded by the coding sequence ATGGATATTACTTTACTTCAGGAACAAATAGCCATTTTCCGCAATGAAGGGGCTTATAAACAGCTATTCCTCCATTTCTACAAAGGTTTGGTGCGGTTTACGGATACCTATGTCCGGCAGAATGAAGTAGCGGAAGAGATCGTATCCGACGCTATGCTGAAAGTATGGACCATGAAGGAAGGCCTGCTTGGTGTACATAACCTGAAAGTCTATCTCTTTACGGCTGTTAAGAATGCCGCCATCAACTACCTCGTTAAGAACCGCAACTACACCACCTGGGATATTGATAATATTGCCCCTGGAACATTTGTGTCCTATCTCACACCGGAGCAGGTAACCATCAGCAGGGAATTAAAGAACGATTTTGCGAAAGCCATCCGGGCTTTACCCCCCAAATGCCAGATGGTCTACAAGCTGGTAAGAGAAGAAAGCTTTACCTATAAAGAAGTGGCCGCCATTATGGAGATCTCCGAAAATACGGTAGATCGCCACCTTAATATTGCCATGCGCCGCCTGGCGGATGTGTTTAAATCCTACCGCAGCAGTACCCTCTAA
- a CDS encoding FecR family protein, translated as MQEERFYYLVSRTLSGSVSEPEKAELQQLILEDERLWILYLQIFPEQKETEEEDQSEALQAYTAHFTKMQIAGHFGENTLEEQPPRRLRRNLLMAASVLITLMLGGWWLWSAIPAKKSEVASREVKTPKGSQSYLTLPDGTEVWLNANSKIVYDNDFNQSARNVQLIGEAYFKVAKDQDKPFTIQAGGLKVKVLGTVFNLRSYPDEENIETTLVSGSVAITLDDQPGNTIQLKPGEKLSVHNRVSTSPLITRRIVDSLDTPEAPLLLLSKIRVDPLDSTLLDAAWKEGKLVFDGEEFGKVASKLEKWYNITVIVENENLYNTSFTGVFGKKSLVKVLNALQATGKLTYRQENDTVYVH; from the coding sequence ATGCAGGAGGAACGCTTTTATTATTTAGTAAGCAGGACCTTGTCCGGAAGTGTTAGCGAACCTGAAAAGGCCGAGCTGCAGCAGCTTATTCTTGAAGATGAAAGGCTGTGGATATTGTATTTACAGATCTTTCCCGAACAGAAGGAAACGGAGGAAGAAGACCAGTCTGAGGCCTTGCAGGCTTATACTGCCCATTTTACAAAAATGCAGATAGCCGGCCATTTCGGGGAAAATACCCTGGAAGAACAGCCGCCCCGCCGCCTTAGAAGAAACCTTTTAATGGCTGCTTCCGTATTAATTACATTGATGCTGGGTGGCTGGTGGTTATGGTCTGCAATTCCCGCAAAGAAAAGCGAGGTAGCCAGCCGGGAAGTGAAAACACCCAAAGGGTCTCAATCCTATCTTACCTTACCTGATGGAACGGAAGTATGGCTGAACGCCAATAGTAAGATCGTTTACGACAATGATTTTAATCAATCTGCACGGAATGTACAATTGATAGGGGAAGCCTATTTTAAAGTAGCTAAGGACCAGGACAAGCCATTTACCATCCAGGCCGGAGGTTTGAAAGTAAAAGTGCTGGGCACTGTTTTCAACCTGCGATCTTACCCGGATGAAGAAAACATAGAAACCACTTTAGTCAGCGGGTCCGTAGCGATCACGCTGGACGATCAGCCCGGTAATACCATTCAACTGAAACCCGGCGAAAAACTGAGCGTACACAACAGGGTCAGTACCAGCCCATTGATCACCCGGCGCATAGTGGACAGCCTGGATACGCCCGAAGCCCCCCTTTTATTACTCAGCAAGATCCGCGTGGACCCATTGGACAGTACACTGCTGGATGCTGCATGGAAAGAAGGCAAACTGGTGTTTGACGGGGAGGAGTTTGGCAAGGTGGCATCCAAACTGGAGAAGTGGTATAATATAACCGTTATAGTAGAGAACGAAAATTTATATAACACCAGCTTTACAGGAGTATTCGGAAAGAAGTCGCTGGTAAAGGTGCTGAACGCGCTACAGGCAACGGGAAAACTAACCTACAGGCAGGAGAACGACACGGTGTATGTGCACTAA